The Acidobacteriota bacterium sequence GAGCAGGGGGTCCCGCCCGGGGTGTTGGCAGAGATCGTGGAATCGGCGTTCGCTTTCCCACCGTGCCTCCCATGCCTGTCTGTGGGGCGGCTCTGACCCGACGCGGTCCCCATCCAATCTGAGACGGCGATTGACGGGTTTCCGCAAGAATCCCCAGACGAATGATGCCGCATCCCGCGTAGACACCGTATATAGAACAGACTCCGGGGGGGTCCGACGGAACGAGGTCCTTGTGAAGAGTCTATCTGTCCTTGCTACGCTCGTGATCGCCCTGGCCTGCCAGCCCATTCAGGCCCAGGAGCAGGTCCTGCTGGACGCCGGGAATCCGATGACCTACCTGGCGAATGCCTCCGATCCGGGGATCGGTCTGAGTTGGACCCTGGGGGCGTTCGATGATTCCGCGTGGCAGGTGGGCGTCTACGGTGTGGGCTTCGAACTGGCAACTGGCGCCGAGGACCTGATCCAGACCGCCGTCCCCGGCGGGAGCTCTTCGGTCTACACGCGGGCGACCTTTAACATCGACGATATCAACGCTGTTCAGGGGCTCACGGTGGGCGCCGACTACGACGACGGCTACGTGGTCTGGATCAACGGCATCGAGGTCTTTCGTTCCGTAGAGATGCCCGCCGGCGCGCCGGATTGGAACACGGCGGCCTCGACTCACGAGTCGAGCAACGCACAGCTACCGGTCTACGACGTGCAGGACATCTCGCTCACCGGAATCCCGGCGCTGCAGAACGGGCCCAACGTATTGGCTGTCGGAGCCTGGAATGTGAGCGGCGCATCGTCCGACCTTGTGCTCGTCCCTCAACTGATCGCGAATCCGGCGTTCTCGTTGGTGCGTGGGCCGTATTTACAATCGGGATCGGAAAGCGCGATCACCGTGCGCTGGCGAACGGCGACCGCGACCGAGAGTCGCGTGGACTACGGCCTGGCGCCGGAGGCGCTGACGCTCTCGGCCAACGACGCGACCCTCACGACCGAACACGAGATCACGCTGACCGGACTCGTCGCCGGCCAGACCTACTATTACGGCGTCGGTGACGCGACATCGTTACTGGTCGGCGGGGACGACCGTCACCTGTTCGTCACGGCTCCCATGCCGGGAACACCCAGTCCGACGCGAGTATGGGTGCTTGGCGATTCCGGAACCGCTAACCAGAACGCCCGCGACGTGCGCGACGCCTACTACCTTTTTGCCGCAAGTCAGCACACCGACCTGTGGCTGATGCTGGGTGACAACGCCTACCCGGTCGGCTCTGACTCGGACTACCAGTCCGCGCTCTTCGACATCTACCCCGACATGTTGCGGAAGTCGGTGCTCTGGCCGACCCTCGGCAACCACGACGGTGCCAGTTCCGATTCGCAGACGCAGACGGGTCCATACTACGACATGTTCACGTTACCGACGGCCGCCGAGGCCGGCGGTCTCAGTTCGGGAACCGAGGCCTACTACGCGTTCGACTACGGGAACATTCACTTCGTGGTTCTGGAGTCCTTCGAGACCGATCGCTCACCCGGCGGGGCCATGCTGACATGGCTGACCAACGACCTGGCGGCGAACACGAGGGACTGGACCGTCGCGTACTGGCACCATCCACCCTACAGCGCGGGTTCGCACAACTCCGACACGGAGGCCCCACTGATCGACATGCGCCAGAACGCGCTGCCGATTCTCGAGGCCCATGGCGTCGATCTGGTACTCAGCGGCCACAGCCACAGTTACGAGCGTTCGTTCCTGATCGACGGGCACTACGGCGATTCGTCGACGTTCATCCCCAGCATGCAGATCGATGCCGGCGACGGCGACCCGGCGGGCGATGGAGCGTACGCGAAGCCCGGGCCCGGTCCGATCGGCCATCAGGGTGCGATCTACGCGGTTGCCGGCAGTTCGGGACAGGCGACGGGGGGTGCACTCAACCACCCGGCGATGTTCGTCGGCCTGAACATGCTCGGATCGCTCGTGCTGGATTTCGACAACGAACGGCTCGATGCGAGTTTTCTCGATTCCAGTGGAGCGACGCTGGACACGTTCACCATCATCAAGCAGACGTGTGACGATCCCGACGCCGACGGAGTCTGCACCGGCGATGACAATTGCCCGGTCGACCCGAATCCGGGCCAGGAGGACGCGGACGGCGACGGCGCCGGGGACGTCTGTGACC is a genomic window containing:
- a CDS encoding thrombospondin type 3 repeat-containing protein, translating into MKSLSVLATLVIALACQPIQAQEQVLLDAGNPMTYLANASDPGIGLSWTLGAFDDSAWQVGVYGVGFELATGAEDLIQTAVPGGSSSVYTRATFNIDDINAVQGLTVGADYDDGYVVWINGIEVFRSVEMPAGAPDWNTAASTHESSNAQLPVYDVQDISLTGIPALQNGPNVLAVGAWNVSGASSDLVLVPQLIANPAFSLVRGPYLQSGSESAITVRWRTATATESRVDYGLAPEALTLSANDATLTTEHEITLTGLVAGQTYYYGVGDATSLLVGGDDRHLFVTAPMPGTPSPTRVWVLGDSGTANQNARDVRDAYYLFAASQHTDLWLMLGDNAYPVGSDSDYQSALFDIYPDMLRKSVLWPTLGNHDGASSDSQTQTGPYYDMFTLPTAAEAGGLSSGTEAYYAFDYGNIHFVVLESFETDRSPGGAMLTWLTNDLAANTRDWTVAYWHHPPYSAGSHNSDTEAPLIDMRQNALPILEAHGVDLVLSGHSHSYERSFLIDGHYGDSSTFIPSMQIDAGDGDPAGDGAYAKPGPGPIGHQGAIYAVAGSSGQATGGALNHPAMFVGLNMLGSLVLDFDNERLDASFLDSSGATLDTFTIIKQTCDDPDADGVCTGDDNCPVDPNPGQEDADGDGAGDVCDPCPNDPDDDADADGVCGDVDNCPEDPNPGQVDGDQDGLGDVCDPCPNDPDNDIDQDNVCGDVDNCPNVPNSNQSDQDMDGLGDACDICPLDPFDDIDGDGVCGDEDNCPDIPNPGQIDSDGDGKGDACDPCPLDSGVADSDGDGIPDVCDCADLSPGVAFPPGQVGPSLVMGKTNFQPGGGGTLSQTRLRWSRGIQGHVSNIYRAVPGGAIATICLVPETPQVQAGDSQNPPVGGLFLYLVSAENVCAESDVGESSDGASRAPPAICPSVNGESDGDGVLDLEDNCPLTPNPTQDDVDVDFVGDVCDNCPTIFNPGQGDADGDEIGNACDNCPTEPNPGQQDSDLDRHGDVCDNCPNDKNEDQGDRDGDGVGDKCDNCPDVFNPDQRDSDGDGKGDACD